A region from the Vanessa tameamea isolate UH-Manoa-2023 chromosome 3, ilVanTame1 primary haplotype, whole genome shotgun sequence genome encodes:
- the LOC113397478 gene encoding protein lin-9 homolog isoform X2, protein MIYTKDNHNDEKNSSKFQYRIKDEPMETDLPDEDEEPPAFGPAALGLHRVGTKLPPKPAPSEPVQKLNARGMPARIRKKNRFIFVDDFVNTSPPRQSPKRTPKILAKTPNKQSSVKKQKSPTKTPKNVERNEDKVSNQSPDRKSGQRIGMRLRNLLKLPKAHKWVCFEYFYSNIDKALFDGENDFMICLKESFPQLTNKKLTQVQWAKIRRMMGKPRRCSQAFFAEERKELERKRKLIRYIQQRKTADICVKDLPNEIPMQLVVGTKVTARLRKPQDGLFTGCIDAVDTSNNTYRITFERPKLGTHSVPDYEVLSNEPPDTICLSSITQKFRPRYVMQEIFNLYQPSAPNKNNSQSDPMIGCNDLSKHFDSKIGSYPFPLLELIVKLNKILQAKKGKINRLKEYNCEAEKRKSFGQRMPEDFERKYAATVIDLERMNMDLQEYINEIQMYCQQIAPGPSLAAMLAPSHLREKCREEAAVLVEKNNNGSIKESNVIDLVTDLTALMLQVKSLSDSDQNAYELSVLQGTMDQIKMKLEPQYQRLFQNNVELHMQRIQMGLGQMISSSYMAGT, encoded by the exons ATGATCTACACCAAAG ACAATCATAACGATGAAAAAAATTCAAGCAAGTTTCAATATCGAATTAAAGATGAACCGATGGAGACTGATTTGCCCGATGAAGATGAAGAGCCTCCTGCGTTTGGACCAGCTGCTCTGGGACTTCACAGAGTAGGTACTAAATTACCGCCAAAACCAGCGCCAAGTGAACCAGTTCAGAAATTAAATGCCAGAGGAATGCCTGCTcgtattcgaaaaaaaaatagatttatattcgTTGATGACTTCGTTAACACTTCGCCACCCAGACAATCTCCAAAAAGAACTCCTAAGATATTGGCAAAAACTCCCAACAAACAATCTAgtgttaaaaaacaaaaatctccAACAAAAACACCAAAGAATGTTGAAAGAAATGAAGATAAAGTGAGTAATCAATCACCAGATCGCAAGAGTGGTCAGCGGATAGGTATGAGGCTGAGAAATCTGTTGAAATTGCCAAAAGCTCATAAGTGGGTTTGTTTTGAATACTTCTACAGTAACATTGATAAGGCTCTCTTTGATGGTGAAAATGACTTTATGATATGTCTTAAAGAATCATTTCCCCAGTTAACCAACAAAAAATTAACTCAAGTTCAATGGGCAAAAATACGAAGAATGATGGGTAAACCTAGGAGATGTTCTCAAGCATTTTTTGCTGAAGAACGTAAAGAACttgaaagaaaaagaaaattgatTAGATATATACAACAGCGAAAAACTGCTGATATATGTGTTAAAGATTTGCCTAATGAAATACCTATGCAGTTAGTTGTAGGAACTAAAGTCACAGCAAGGTTACGCAAGCCTCAAGATGGTTTGTTCACAGGTTGTATAGATGCAGTTGATACATCTAATAATACATATAGAATCACATTTGAGAGGCCGAAACTGGGAACGCATTCTGTCCCAGATTATGAAGTTTTGTCTAATGAACCACCTGACACTATATGTTTATCTAGCATAACTCAAAAATTTAGACCGCGATATGTAatgcaagaaatatttaatctcTACCAACCCTCTGCACCAAACAAGAATAATAGCCAAAGTGATCCCATGATTGGATGTAATGACTTGTCAAAACATTTTGATTCCAAAATAGGTAGTTATCCATTTCCACTATtggaattaattgttaaattaaataagatattacaagctaaaaaaggtaaaattaatagattaaaagaatataattgtGAGGCAGAGAAGAGAAAATCCTTTGGTCAAAGAATGCCAGAagattttgaaagaaaatatgcAGCAACTGTTATTGATCTTGAAAGAATGAATATGGATTTgcaagaatatataaatgaaattcaaatGTACTGTCAGCAAATTGCACCTGGGCCAAGCTTAGCTGCAATGTTGGCCCCTTCACATCTAAGGGAAAAATGTAGAGAAGAAGCGGCAGTTcttgtagaaaaaaataacaatgggTCTATTAAAGAATCAAATGTTATAGATCTTGTAACAGACCTTACTGCTTTAATGTTACAGGTTAAAAGTCTCTCAGATTCCGATCAAAATGCTTATGAATTAAGTGTCTTGCAAGGAACTATGgaccaaataaaaatgaaactagAGCCTCAATATCAAAGActgtttcaaaataatgtagaaCTTCACATGCAAAGAATTCAGATGGGCCTAGGTCAAATGATATCAAGTAGTTATATGGCAGGCACATAA
- the LOC113397478 gene encoding protein lin-9 homolog isoform X1 gives MADKWENNHNDEKNSSKFQYRIKDEPMETDLPDEDEEPPAFGPAALGLHRVGTKLPPKPAPSEPVQKLNARGMPARIRKKNRFIFVDDFVNTSPPRQSPKRTPKILAKTPNKQSSVKKQKSPTKTPKNVERNEDKVSNQSPDRKSGQRIGMRLRNLLKLPKAHKWVCFEYFYSNIDKALFDGENDFMICLKESFPQLTNKKLTQVQWAKIRRMMGKPRRCSQAFFAEERKELERKRKLIRYIQQRKTADICVKDLPNEIPMQLVVGTKVTARLRKPQDGLFTGCIDAVDTSNNTYRITFERPKLGTHSVPDYEVLSNEPPDTICLSSITQKFRPRYVMQEIFNLYQPSAPNKNNSQSDPMIGCNDLSKHFDSKIGSYPFPLLELIVKLNKILQAKKGKINRLKEYNCEAEKRKSFGQRMPEDFERKYAATVIDLERMNMDLQEYINEIQMYCQQIAPGPSLAAMLAPSHLREKCREEAAVLVEKNNNGSIKESNVIDLVTDLTALMLQVKSLSDSDQNAYELSVLQGTMDQIKMKLEPQYQRLFQNNVELHMQRIQMGLGQMISSSYMAGT, from the exons ATGGCggataaatgggaaa ACAATCATAACGATGAAAAAAATTCAAGCAAGTTTCAATATCGAATTAAAGATGAACCGATGGAGACTGATTTGCCCGATGAAGATGAAGAGCCTCCTGCGTTTGGACCAGCTGCTCTGGGACTTCACAGAGTAGGTACTAAATTACCGCCAAAACCAGCGCCAAGTGAACCAGTTCAGAAATTAAATGCCAGAGGAATGCCTGCTcgtattcgaaaaaaaaatagatttatattcgTTGATGACTTCGTTAACACTTCGCCACCCAGACAATCTCCAAAAAGAACTCCTAAGATATTGGCAAAAACTCCCAACAAACAATCTAgtgttaaaaaacaaaaatctccAACAAAAACACCAAAGAATGTTGAAAGAAATGAAGATAAAGTGAGTAATCAATCACCAGATCGCAAGAGTGGTCAGCGGATAGGTATGAGGCTGAGAAATCTGTTGAAATTGCCAAAAGCTCATAAGTGGGTTTGTTTTGAATACTTCTACAGTAACATTGATAAGGCTCTCTTTGATGGTGAAAATGACTTTATGATATGTCTTAAAGAATCATTTCCCCAGTTAACCAACAAAAAATTAACTCAAGTTCAATGGGCAAAAATACGAAGAATGATGGGTAAACCTAGGAGATGTTCTCAAGCATTTTTTGCTGAAGAACGTAAAGAACttgaaagaaaaagaaaattgatTAGATATATACAACAGCGAAAAACTGCTGATATATGTGTTAAAGATTTGCCTAATGAAATACCTATGCAGTTAGTTGTAGGAACTAAAGTCACAGCAAGGTTACGCAAGCCTCAAGATGGTTTGTTCACAGGTTGTATAGATGCAGTTGATACATCTAATAATACATATAGAATCACATTTGAGAGGCCGAAACTGGGAACGCATTCTGTCCCAGATTATGAAGTTTTGTCTAATGAACCACCTGACACTATATGTTTATCTAGCATAACTCAAAAATTTAGACCGCGATATGTAatgcaagaaatatttaatctcTACCAACCCTCTGCACCAAACAAGAATAATAGCCAAAGTGATCCCATGATTGGATGTAATGACTTGTCAAAACATTTTGATTCCAAAATAGGTAGTTATCCATTTCCACTATtggaattaattgttaaattaaataagatattacaagctaaaaaaggtaaaattaatagattaaaagaatataattgtGAGGCAGAGAAGAGAAAATCCTTTGGTCAAAGAATGCCAGAagattttgaaagaaaatatgcAGCAACTGTTATTGATCTTGAAAGAATGAATATGGATTTgcaagaatatataaatgaaattcaaatGTACTGTCAGCAAATTGCACCTGGGCCAAGCTTAGCTGCAATGTTGGCCCCTTCACATCTAAGGGAAAAATGTAGAGAAGAAGCGGCAGTTcttgtagaaaaaaataacaatgggTCTATTAAAGAATCAAATGTTATAGATCTTGTAACAGACCTTACTGCTTTAATGTTACAGGTTAAAAGTCTCTCAGATTCCGATCAAAATGCTTATGAATTAAGTGTCTTGCAAGGAACTATGgaccaaataaaaatgaaactagAGCCTCAATATCAAAGActgtttcaaaataatgtagaaCTTCACATGCAAAGAATTCAGATGGGCCTAGGTCAAATGATATCAAGTAGTTATATGGCAGGCACATAA